From one Bacteroides eggerthii genomic stretch:
- a CDS encoding Gfo/Idh/MocA family protein encodes MNVKNHTIGILGSGWVAEKMAITLAGMKGYECLAIASRTQAHADDFATKHGIARSYGSYEELVKDDDVELVYIATPHALHYEHARLCIEHNKPILCEKAFTANAYEAEVLLNLAENRKVFITEAIWTRYMPLSLKIIELVRQGVIGHPYILTANLCYPVSEKERMQRPELAGGTLLDLGVYALNFAAMIYGDEIERIVSACTKTDTGMDDQESITQFFSNRRMAVLNSSMYPRSDRKGIISGDKGYIIVENINNPEVARVYDLDYRLTAEYPAPPQITGYEYQVIACFEAMKQGLLESPYMPHRETLRIMRIMDELRREWGVTFPNDKLAF; translated from the coding sequence ATGAATGTAAAGAATCATACCATAGGTATCCTTGGATCCGGTTGGGTTGCTGAGAAAATGGCAATCACCCTGGCTGGAATGAAAGGTTACGAATGTCTTGCCATAGCCTCGCGCACACAAGCGCACGCTGATGATTTTGCCACCAAGCATGGCATTGCCCGTAGTTACGGCTCATACGAAGAACTGGTTAAGGATGATGATGTAGAACTGGTGTACATAGCCACTCCTCATGCTTTACACTATGAACATGCACGCCTCTGCATTGAGCACAATAAACCCATACTCTGTGAAAAAGCATTCACTGCCAATGCCTACGAGGCCGAAGTTTTACTGAATCTTGCCGAAAACCGCAAAGTATTCATTACCGAAGCAATTTGGACCCGTTATATGCCGTTATCGCTCAAAATCATCGAGTTGGTAAGACAGGGCGTTATCGGACATCCTTATATACTGACCGCTAATCTCTGTTACCCAGTTTCGGAAAAGGAACGAATGCAGCGTCCCGAATTGGCAGGAGGTACTTTGCTTGATCTCGGCGTATATGCGCTGAACTTTGCTGCCATGATTTATGGAGACGAGATAGAACGCATTGTATCCGCCTGCACCAAAACCGATACGGGAATGGATGACCAAGAAAGTATCACGCAGTTCTTTAGTAACCGGAGAATGGCAGTGCTCAACAGTTCCATGTATCCGCGAAGTGACCGTAAGGGCATAATTTCAGGCGATAAAGGGTATATCATCGTAGAAAATATCAACAATCCGGAAGTGGCGCGTGTTTATGATCTGGATTACCGCCTGACTGCCGAATACCCCGCACCTCCTCAAATTACAGGCTACGAGTATCAGGTTATTGCCTGCTTCGAAGCCATGAAGCAGGGATTATTGGAGTCACCCTATATGCCCCATCGTGAAACCTTACGCATCATGCGTATAATGGATGAACTGAGACGGGAATGGGGAGTGACGTTTCCAAATGATAAACTCGCGTTTTGA
- a CDS encoding alpha/beta hydrolase-fold protein: MNRILIFLLFQAVCSGILMAQSGRPAKSESMLPGQRGELNVRNAAYPRLLPGNRIEFKIKAPDAKKVQINLGRKYDLVRNADGEWCGVTDPLTQGFHYYFLIIDGISVADPASESFYGCSMMASGVEIPYPEGDVRFYMADVPHGDIRMKRYFSKTSNDWRRMFVYCPPGYDSSTQSYPVLYLQHGGGEDERGWANQGRTDIIMDNLIAKGEAKPMIIVMTDGNTHDFESELLKECIPFVEKNFRVKTDRNNRALAGLSMGGIQTLNVGIPNLDNFAYLGIFSSGWWANPTPFGGGNDNEKYYKMLQDKKDDYNTKLKQFWISMGGKEDIAYNNCQVMMKRFDQIGIKYTYFETPGGHTWPVWRESLYQFAPLLFK, translated from the coding sequence ATGAACAGAATCCTTATTTTCCTATTATTCCAAGCAGTATGTTCGGGAATTCTCATGGCACAATCCGGTCGTCCGGCAAAGAGTGAATCCATGTTGCCCGGCCAACGTGGCGAACTCAATGTACGCAATGCCGCATACCCACGCCTGTTACCCGGCAACCGTATAGAATTCAAAATAAAAGCGCCTGATGCTAAAAAGGTACAGATTAATTTAGGCCGCAAATACGATCTTGTCCGCAATGCCGACGGTGAATGGTGTGGTGTTACAGATCCTCTCACGCAAGGTTTTCATTACTATTTTCTTATTATTGACGGAATATCCGTTGCAGATCCGGCAAGTGAGTCGTTCTATGGATGTAGCATGATGGCAAGTGGTGTTGAAATACCTTATCCAGAGGGTGATGTGCGCTTCTATATGGCAGATGTGCCTCATGGGGACATCCGCATGAAACGCTATTTTTCAAAGACTTCCAATGATTGGCGACGTATGTTCGTATACTGTCCACCAGGCTATGACAGCTCAACACAATCCTACCCCGTACTCTATTTGCAACATGGCGGTGGTGAAGATGAACGCGGTTGGGCCAACCAAGGACGTACCGACATCATTATGGATAACCTGATAGCTAAAGGAGAAGCAAAACCCATGATTATTGTCATGACGGACGGCAACACTCACGACTTTGAAAGTGAGCTCCTCAAAGAATGCATCCCATTTGTAGAAAAAAACTTTCGCGTAAAAACCGACCGCAATAACCGCGCATTGGCAGGACTTTCCATGGGAGGTATTCAGACCCTGAATGTCGGTATTCCTAATCTCGACAACTTTGCCTATTTAGGAATATTCAGCTCCGGTTGGTGGGCTAACCCTACTCCTTTCGGAGGCGGCAATGACAACGAGAAATACTACAAAATGTTACAAGACAAAAAAGACGATTATAATACAAAACTGAAGCAATTCTGGATATCCATGGGCGGCAAGGAAGATATAGCTTACAACAATTGCCAGGTAATGATGAAACGGTTTGACCAAATAGGTATCAAGTACACTTACTTTGAAACTCCGGGCGGTCACACCTGGCCTGTATGGCGTGAAAGCTTATATCAGTTTGCTCCACTCCTTTTCAAATAA
- a CDS encoding SusC/RagA family TonB-linked outer membrane protein, translating to MKNKVLLFFALVVLCCSSAWAQIQIKGTVVSENDSEPMIGVAILEVGTSNGVITDLDGNFNIQVKNENSQLEVSFVGYKKQIIKLQGRTNLNVRLVEDTKVLDEVVVVGYGVQRKSDLTGSVASVKADELKGLSTTDAAAALQGKAAGVQILNGSGKPGQGASIRVRGYSSNSNNIGPLLIVDGLQVSSIQYLDPSMIESMEVLKDAASAAIYGAEAGNGVVLITTKSGAKGRGSITYSGKWTKQSLGSVPNLLNATQFKDWMTMQLGAESVNATLADAQTQYGWDPNTDTDWLDAYFEDTWAQQHTLTFQGGNDRGSYFLSVNHVNQDGIVKGSKDKYERLTAQLNADYMIKDWLKVGTNTSIEKWSSRGISEQGYGSSFEMLLLIDPLTPLYWTKREQMLGEYRNYYDQIQAGNSNYTLFGDENGYYATSYFNQRLAGGNPFSQRDRSESRNSGVNVNGTAYMNVTPIKQVTFTSRLGYRISFNNESDWQYPYYLNGQTKGDNYTISGASRNSTWYQWENFVNYNDIFAGKHAVGAMAGMSYRQSDSNYVSANASGPDILKAYSPNFIYLDCVNANDKTVKNIGGIPGTSRALSYFGRVTYSYDNRYSVQANFRADAFDSSKLSKDNRWGKFFSASAGWTFSNESFFKDRVNPSIMSYGKIRASWGQNGNVNVLKNYAYIAGINTNGQFYNYGSTSAVTLGSMPNGIANPNLTWETSEQIDLGADFRFLNNRLTVGFDWYKKITKDLLVDAPTMPESGVSTMTVNAGEVENSGFEVELSWKDHIGDFKYGISANMATLHNEVTYLDPSIERIAGATVEGASPEAVRCYFEEGEPVWYMRGYKYAGVAADGTAQYYTKDGQLTNDPQTEDMTNIGSGLPTLTYGITLNAEYKGFDFTLFGTGAAGNDIYYGLYHTGYNNIAEDVYKDFKSGKLPNASSVAGSGTFWRSSAMVYNGSFFKIKQIQLGYTLPKRITNKAFIENARVYVSLDDFFTFTKYPGLDPETCTNEYNCPGLDKGAYPNMRKMVFGVSVTF from the coding sequence ATGAAAAACAAAGTTTTACTATTTTTTGCATTGGTGGTACTGTGCTGCTCTTCAGCATGGGCTCAGATTCAAATTAAAGGGACTGTCGTCTCGGAAAACGATTCCGAGCCGATGATTGGAGTTGCGATTCTAGAGGTAGGAACTTCGAACGGAGTCATTACAGATTTGGATGGGAATTTCAATATTCAGGTAAAGAACGAAAACAGCCAACTGGAAGTGTCGTTTGTGGGATATAAAAAGCAGATAATCAAACTGCAGGGGCGCACTAACCTAAATGTGCGACTGGTTGAAGACACGAAAGTGTTGGATGAAGTGGTCGTTGTGGGTTATGGTGTGCAACGCAAGAGTGACCTTACCGGTTCGGTAGCTTCTGTAAAGGCTGATGAACTGAAAGGTTTGTCAACTACCGATGCTGCTGCTGCTTTGCAAGGTAAGGCAGCAGGTGTACAGATTTTGAATGGTTCTGGTAAACCAGGTCAAGGCGCATCAATCCGCGTTCGTGGTTATTCCTCAAACTCCAACAACATCGGTCCTTTGCTGATTGTTGATGGTTTGCAAGTTAGCTCTATCCAATACCTCGACCCTTCTATGATTGAATCAATGGAAGTATTGAAGGATGCTGCTTCGGCTGCCATCTATGGTGCTGAAGCAGGTAATGGTGTTGTTCTTATCACTACTAAATCAGGTGCGAAAGGACGAGGATCTATCACTTATAGTGGTAAGTGGACTAAACAATCACTCGGAAGCGTGCCCAATTTGCTTAACGCTACTCAATTCAAGGACTGGATGACTATGCAGCTTGGTGCTGAATCTGTGAATGCTACTTTGGCTGATGCTCAGACTCAATACGGATGGGATCCTAATACCGATACAGACTGGTTAGATGCTTATTTCGAAGATACTTGGGCTCAACAGCACACCCTTACTTTCCAAGGTGGTAACGACCGCGGCTCATACTTCCTGAGTGTGAACCATGTGAACCAAGACGGTATCGTTAAGGGTAGCAAAGATAAGTACGAACGTCTTACCGCTCAACTGAATGCCGATTATATGATTAAGGATTGGTTGAAAGTAGGTACCAACACCTCCATTGAAAAATGGAGTTCTCGTGGCATATCTGAACAAGGTTATGGTTCTTCATTCGAAATGCTTCTTTTGATTGACCCGTTAACTCCGCTCTATTGGACAAAACGAGAACAGATGTTGGGTGAATATCGTAACTACTACGACCAAATTCAAGCAGGTAACTCTAACTACACTCTCTTTGGTGATGAAAATGGCTACTATGCCACTTCCTACTTCAATCAACGTCTTGCTGGTGGTAACCCCTTCTCACAACGCGACCGTTCTGAATCGCGCAACAGTGGTGTAAACGTTAATGGTACTGCTTACATGAACGTTACTCCTATCAAGCAAGTGACTTTCACTTCCCGTTTGGGTTATCGTATCTCCTTCAACAACGAATCTGACTGGCAATACCCCTACTACCTCAATGGTCAAACCAAAGGTGATAACTACACTATCTCAGGCGCCAGTAGAAACTCTACTTGGTATCAATGGGAAAACTTCGTCAACTATAACGATATCTTCGCCGGCAAACACGCTGTAGGTGCCATGGCCGGTATGTCATATCGCCAAAGCGATTCAAATTATGTCAGCGCCAATGCTTCGGGTCCGGATATCCTTAAAGCTTATTCTCCCAACTTCATCTACCTCGATTGCGTAAATGCTAATGATAAAACAGTAAAGAACATCGGCGGCATACCGGGTACTTCTCGCGCACTCTCTTACTTCGGTCGTGTAACTTATAGCTATGACAACCGCTATAGCGTTCAGGCTAACTTCCGTGCCGATGCCTTCGACTCTTCCAAACTTTCGAAAGACAACCGTTGGGGTAAGTTCTTCTCCGCATCTGCAGGCTGGACATTCTCAAACGAAAGCTTCTTCAAAGATAGAGTTAATCCAAGCATCATGTCATATGGTAAGATACGTGCATCTTGGGGACAGAATGGTAACGTGAACGTATTGAAGAACTATGCATATATAGCTGGTATTAATACAAATGGACAATTCTATAACTATGGTTCAACAAGTGCCGTTACTTTAGGTTCAATGCCTAACGGTATTGCCAACCCTAACTTGACTTGGGAAACTTCAGAACAAATCGACTTGGGTGCTGACTTCCGTTTCTTAAACAACAGATTGACCGTTGGTTTCGATTGGTACAAGAAAATTACTAAGGACTTGCTTGTAGATGCTCCCACTATGCCTGAATCAGGTGTTTCTACTATGACTGTAAACGCTGGTGAAGTTGAAAACAGCGGTTTCGAAGTAGAACTTAGTTGGAAAGACCATATCGGTGACTTCAAATATGGAATATCTGCTAACATGGCAACACTTCACAACGAAGTGACTTACCTCGATCCATCTATCGAACGTATCGCTGGCGCAACTGTTGAAGGTGCATCTCCTGAAGCTGTTCGTTGTTACTTCGAAGAAGGCGAACCCGTATGGTACATGCGCGGTTATAAGTATGCAGGCGTTGCTGCTGACGGTACTGCACAATACTACACCAAAGATGGTCAATTGACCAACGACCCACAAACTGAGGACATGACTAACATAGGTTCTGGTCTTCCTACTTTGACTTACGGTATTACCTTGAATGCTGAATACAAGGGATTCGACTTCACTTTGTTCGGTACTGGTGCTGCCGGTAACGATATTTACTACGGTCTCTATCATACAGGCTACAACAACATAGCAGAAGATGTTTATAAAGACTTCAAGTCTGGCAAACTTCCTAATGCCTCTTCCGTAGCAGGTAGTGGTACATTCTGGCGTTCATCTGCCATGGTTTACAATGGCTCGTTCTTCAAGATCAAGCAAATTCAACTTGGTTACACATTGCCTAAGAGAATCACTAATAAAGCATTCATCGAAAACGCACGTGTTTACGTATCATTGGACGACTTCTTCACATTCACCAAGTATCCGGGTCTCGATCCTGAAACTTGTACAAATGAATACAACTGTCCGGGTTTGGACAAGGGTGCATATCCTAACATGCGCAAGATGGTATTTGGCGTAAGTGTTACATTTTAA
- a CDS encoding two-component regulator propeller domain-containing protein: protein MREITAAVRDDDGFIWAASRSGVLRVASDDYRLYQLPFATTDVLQLKMASRGSLLVVATQNGQVFRYNRILNKFEQWFTLSSLLGNDNWVTNLLIDVDGKVWISTSIGIFFWTGKEVARAFDDMAGVSNIALLEDCHALAFVQSSIYHIDTRKHTYTKLCGHLPTLISSARFDAHAGRVWVGTYDAGLWEYELTTQTARKVAVPHFPQLIVRDILIPDSTSLWVAVDGGGIWILDSKACRVQQVIREDVDKPSSLRGNSVYSLLADNHNRIWVATNGGGLQYTETASVDVEHLIHGINNSQSLHNNEVNHIMADSRGNLWIATNDGISLRNANTLQWHQLYSGRQRAFLSLAADKKGHIYAGTYGEGVYVLDEVTGRELRHYTSDDGNIFGAGGFVFAAYTDSQGDVWLGGVRGSVYCCNSASGKLRAYDTQPVYCFAELSPGQILLGCAYGLLLMDKETGKFDVLLSGNTIHDIAVDGHTIWVCTSGNGMIGLDMRTARQTHITTQQGLPSNYIKSVLLADNNLWIGTDNGICCYNLTNKQIRTFGTQQNLANVSFSVNAACQLPDGRLAFGSNSGAVLFYPDRIDTVSALGRIYFSDIRVSGRSIREIADFNLSVPIDSLSVLHLSYPQTSFTLSVLPLGCVGKSVAFSWKLMGQDHVWSTYTTSRYINYTNLPAGKYTLCIRLSDGSLLSERQMSIVVDPPFWKTIWFRLLLTVVIIGVLFLAVRYYMQYLRRRYSDEKIRFFTRMAHDIRTSLMLIKAPIEELHKEKELSSWGAKCLTLASEQTARLSDTATQLLDFEKLDIGCEQPQFTDISLTDLIRRRTGIYASYAAGQQIDLLADLTPEDYWIQADARMLERVVDNLLSNAVKYSSSGGRVEVSFIGKTDEWILRVKDYGMGISKAAQRKLFREFYRSDNVVNTQIVGSGIGLLMTKKYVSIHNGKIAVTSELGVGTTFDVTVPLRPASKTKAADIPAISNKVDEPVMDDVEAHDMHILIVEDNHALREFMVHPLREHFRVTTADDGQQAWEMMNELQPDLVVSDVVMPRMDGFELCRRIKSTYETSHIPVILLTALSDKTNQLHGLELGADNYLTKPFDMALLASRITSIIRNRRTVLQKAIEVKRDDAHSIVANRMNDEFIKKAVECVRANIANENFGKEDFASALALSQSLLYKKIKALTNLSVVEFIRSIRLNYAMEKLRSGEYNVTEVSEMCGFSTPAYFSKVFKEYFGKTPTEVM from the coding sequence ATGCGGGAAATAACCGCAGCAGTGCGTGACGATGATGGGTTTATTTGGGCTGCTTCGCGTTCGGGAGTCCTGCGTGTGGCATCCGATGATTATCGGCTTTACCAGCTTCCATTTGCTACAACCGATGTGCTGCAGCTTAAAATGGCCAGTCGGGGCAGTCTGTTGGTGGTTGCAACTCAAAATGGACAGGTCTTTCGCTATAATCGCATCCTGAATAAGTTCGAACAGTGGTTCACTCTTTCATCATTATTGGGCAATGATAATTGGGTCACTAATCTGTTGATAGATGTTGATGGGAAGGTGTGGATAAGTACTAGTATCGGTATCTTTTTTTGGACAGGTAAAGAAGTTGCTCGGGCATTTGATGATATGGCAGGTGTTTCTAATATTGCATTACTGGAGGATTGTCATGCATTGGCTTTTGTACAATCATCCATATATCATATTGATACCCGTAAACATACGTATACCAAATTGTGCGGTCATCTTCCCACTCTTATATCATCCGCCCGTTTTGATGCGCATGCCGGACGTGTCTGGGTGGGTACTTATGATGCGGGATTATGGGAGTATGAACTTACCACTCAGACAGCCCGGAAAGTTGCGGTTCCGCATTTTCCACAACTAATTGTGCGGGATATTCTGATACCTGACTCTACTTCCCTTTGGGTGGCCGTTGATGGAGGGGGGATATGGATACTTGATTCAAAAGCTTGTCGGGTACAGCAGGTAATACGAGAGGATGTTGACAAGCCTTCCTCTTTGAGGGGTAACAGTGTCTATTCTTTGCTGGCTGATAATCATAACCGGATATGGGTTGCTACCAATGGCGGAGGTTTACAATATACGGAGACTGCAAGTGTTGATGTGGAGCATCTGATACATGGCATCAACAATTCGCAATCATTACATAATAATGAGGTAAATCACATCATGGCCGATAGCCGGGGAAATCTTTGGATTGCAACGAATGATGGCATCAGTTTGCGTAACGCTAATACTCTTCAATGGCATCAGCTGTATAGTGGACGGCAGAGGGCCTTTTTATCACTGGCTGCCGATAAGAAAGGACATATTTATGCCGGTACTTATGGTGAAGGTGTTTACGTGCTGGATGAGGTTACGGGACGTGAGTTGCGTCATTATACAAGCGATGATGGTAACATATTCGGGGCAGGTGGCTTTGTATTCGCTGCTTATACCGACAGTCAAGGAGATGTGTGGCTGGGTGGCGTAAGAGGCAGTGTGTATTGTTGCAATTCTGCCAGTGGAAAACTTCGCGCTTATGACACGCAACCCGTTTATTGTTTTGCGGAACTTTCACCCGGACAGATTTTGTTGGGATGCGCTTATGGCTTGTTGCTAATGGATAAAGAAACCGGAAAGTTTGATGTCCTTTTATCCGGTAATACGATACATGATATTGCTGTAGACGGACATACGATATGGGTTTGTACTTCAGGCAATGGTATGATAGGACTGGATATGCGTACAGCCAGACAAACACATATTACTACACAGCAGGGATTACCCAGTAATTATATCAAAAGCGTATTGTTGGCCGATAATAATTTGTGGATAGGTACAGATAATGGAATATGCTGTTATAATCTTACCAATAAGCAAATACGAACTTTCGGCACCCAGCAGAATTTGGCAAATGTGTCGTTCAGTGTCAATGCAGCCTGCCAACTGCCGGATGGGAGATTAGCTTTCGGTAGCAACAGCGGTGCTGTGTTGTTTTATCCCGATAGGATTGATACAGTTTCTGCTTTGGGGCGTATTTATTTTTCGGATATACGCGTATCGGGCCGTTCCATTCGGGAAATAGCTGATTTTAATTTGTCTGTACCAATTGACAGCCTTTCTGTGTTACATTTGAGTTATCCGCAAACTTCTTTCACCTTGTCGGTGCTTCCGTTGGGATGTGTCGGTAAGTCCGTTGCTTTTTCATGGAAATTGATGGGGCAGGATCATGTGTGGAGTACTTATACGACCAGCCGGTATATCAACTATACCAATTTGCCGGCGGGAAAATATACATTATGTATCCGGTTATCCGATGGCAGTCTTTTGTCGGAGCGGCAGATGTCTATTGTTGTAGATCCTCCTTTTTGGAAAACGATATGGTTTCGATTGTTGCTGACAGTTGTAATAATCGGAGTGTTATTTCTTGCAGTTCGCTATTATATGCAATACTTGCGCCGCCGTTATTCAGATGAGAAAATACGTTTCTTTACACGTATGGCACATGATATACGTACCTCACTGATGCTTATTAAAGCGCCCATAGAGGAATTGCATAAAGAAAAGGAACTCTCATCGTGGGGAGCTAAGTGTTTGACTTTAGCTTCTGAACAAACTGCAAGATTATCTGATACGGCCACACAACTGCTCGATTTTGAAAAGCTTGATATCGGATGTGAACAACCTCAGTTTACAGATATCAGCCTTACTGATTTGATAAGACGGCGTACCGGAATATATGCATCGTATGCGGCCGGACAGCAAATAGATCTTTTAGCTGATTTGACGCCGGAAGATTATTGGATACAAGCCGATGCACGCATGCTTGAAAGGGTAGTTGATAATCTGCTTTCCAATGCGGTGAAGTATTCGTCCTCCGGTGGACGTGTTGAGGTATCTTTTATAGGAAAAACGGATGAGTGGATACTGCGTGTCAAGGATTATGGTATGGGGATCAGTAAAGCGGCGCAGCGTAAACTGTTTCGTGAGTTTTACCGAAGTGACAATGTTGTAAACACACAAATAGTTGGTTCGGGGATTGGCTTGTTGATGACCAAAAAGTATGTCTCTATCCATAATGGGAAAATTGCCGTAACCAGTGAACTTGGTGTGGGGACGACTTTTGATGTAACTGTGCCTTTGAGACCTGCTTCTAAGACAAAAGCCGCTGATATTCCAGCTATTAGTAATAAAGTTGATGAGCCGGTAATGGATGATGTGGAAGCACATGATATGCATATTCTTATCGTAGAAGATAATCATGCTTTACGCGAGTTTATGGTACATCCGTTGCGTGAGCATTTTCGTGTGACTACTGCCGATGACGGGCAGCAGGCTTGGGAAATGATGAACGAATTGCAGCCTGATCTTGTGGTCTCCGACGTTGTTATGCCACGTATGGATGGTTTCGAGCTTTGCAGAAGGATCAAGTCTACTTATGAAACATCCCACATTCCTGTAATTCTGCTTACTGCCCTTTCTGATAAAACCAACCAATTGCATGGATTGGAATTGGGAGCGGATAACTATCTGACCAAACCATTTGATATGGCGTTGTTGGCAAGCCGTATCACGTCTATTATCCGCAATAGACGCACTGTACTTCAGAAGGCCATTGAGGTGAAACGTGATGATGCCCATTCTATTGTGGCAAATCGAATGAATGATGAGTTCATCAAGAAAGCGGTTGAATGTGTGCGTGCAAATATTGCCAATGAGAATTTCGGTAAAGAGGATTTTGCATCTGCTCTTGCCTTGAGCCAGTCATTGCTTTATAAGAAAATCAAGGCGCTTACTAATTTGTCTGTGGTGGAATTTATCCGTTCAATTCGATTGAACTATGCGATGGAAAAACTTCGTTCGGGAGAATATAACGTGACAGAAGTGAGTGAGATGTGCGGGTTCAGTACACCTGCGTATTTTAGTAAGGTCTTTAAGGAATATTTTGGAAAGACACCGACGGAAGTTATGTAA
- a CDS encoding iron-containing alcohol dehydrogenase yields the protein MKDFNYYAPTEVVFGREAEARTGQLVHKYQGTKVLVHYGGQSAKRSGLLDAVCRSLQEAGIAYVTLGGVVPNPRVAKVREGVELCRKEGVDFILAVGGGSVIDSAKAISIGVPYEGDVWDFYLRKAVAETCLPVATVLTIPAAGSEMSNGSVITNDEGKLKKDYCTDIFRCKFAVMNPERTFTLPAYQTACGVTDIMMHTMERYFSHEDDMEITDSVAESILCTVKETVFKVLHTPDDYVSRAQIMWAGSLAHNDLTGCGTVGDWSTHCLEHELSGMFDVAHGAGLASIWGSWARTVYLLRPTRFARFAVNVMGVPNDFTSPEHTALAGIEAMERFYHAIGMPTSIPELIGRLATEEEIQTMARICSDNDAHTIGTFKPLNMQDMIDIYWKANR from the coding sequence ATGAAAGATTTCAACTATTACGCCCCTACCGAAGTCGTATTCGGGCGTGAAGCAGAAGCCCGAACAGGACAGCTTGTCCATAAATATCAAGGTACAAAAGTTTTGGTGCACTATGGCGGACAGAGTGCGAAACGTTCCGGATTACTTGATGCGGTCTGCCGTTCGCTTCAAGAAGCAGGCATTGCCTATGTCACACTGGGTGGCGTGGTGCCCAATCCGCGTGTAGCGAAAGTACGCGAAGGCGTGGAACTCTGCCGGAAAGAAGGTGTGGATTTTATCCTTGCTGTGGGTGGCGGCAGTGTCATCGATTCTGCTAAAGCCATCTCTATCGGAGTACCTTATGAAGGTGACGTATGGGACTTTTATCTCCGTAAAGCCGTAGCTGAAACCTGCCTGCCCGTAGCCACAGTACTTACCATTCCGGCTGCTGGCAGCGAAATGAGTAATGGCAGTGTCATCACCAACGACGAAGGTAAATTGAAGAAAGACTACTGCACCGACATATTCCGCTGCAAATTCGCCGTAATGAATCCTGAACGTACTTTCACTTTGCCTGCTTATCAAACAGCCTGCGGCGTGACGGATATCATGATGCACACTATGGAACGTTACTTCTCACACGAAGATGATATGGAAATAACGGACAGTGTGGCGGAAAGTATCCTCTGCACAGTGAAAGAAACAGTTTTCAAGGTACTGCATACACCGGACGATTACGTCAGTCGTGCACAAATCATGTGGGCAGGTAGCCTGGCGCACAACGATCTGACTGGATGTGGCACCGTAGGAGACTGGTCTACTCATTGTCTGGAACATGAGCTCAGCGGTATGTTCGACGTAGCGCATGGAGCCGGATTAGCCTCCATTTGGGGGAGCTGGGCACGTACGGTCTATCTGCTACGCCCCACCCGCTTCGCCCGTTTTGCCGTAAATGTAATGGGAGTGCCCAATGATTTCACCTCTCCCGAACACACCGCCCTCGCTGGTATCGAAGCCATGGAACGTTTCTACCATGCGATCGGCATGCCTACCTCTATTCCCGAGCTGATAGGACGTCTGGCAACGGAAGAGGAAATCCAAACAATGGCACGCATCTGCAGTGACAACGACGCACACACCATCGGTACTTTCAAACCTCTCAATATGCAGGACATGATAGATATTTATTGGAAAGCAAACCGGTAA